The Anaerolineae bacterium genome includes the window ACCTTACGATGGAGGTGAGCTCCCCTTCCAGTGGCACGTTAAAGGTCAAAACAAGCACATCTTCTCACTCTATTGAAATTTCATCCCAGCAGCCTGTGCCCATATCTTTCGCGGTGGAAACTCAGGCGGGGGATAACAGAGTTGAATTTGAGTGGGAACCGGCCCTTAAAGGCGCTGAGCTGAGGGTCTGGCTTCTCCAGCTCACAGATTACGATTTTTCCACTCAAATTCGTCGGTAAAAGTTTGCGTCTGAAGCGATTGTATGCTATGCTTTGATTGTAAATCCTTTGAGGGGCAAATCTTATGGTCAAACTGGTCTTCAGTTGGGACATAAAGCCCGGCAGGGAGGGGGAATATTTTGATTTTGTGATGCGGGAATTTGCTCCAACCCTCATGAAGATGGGGGTCCAGATTGTGGAAGCATGGTATACCATTTTCGGGAACGGCCCTCAGATAATAACGGGGGGGCTGGTGGAAGATGTAGAGACGGCCAGAAAGCTGCTGGAAAGTCGGGAATACAAAGAGCTGAAGGAGCGCCTTGGAGAGTTTGTGACCAACTTCCAGCAGAAGATTGTGCCGGCTACAGGCCGTTTCTACATTTAAACGGTTGAAACTTTGCCTGGACCTCCCTCCTTGCCTTCCACCAGGAATTTTTTCCCCATGAATTGTTCCACAACCCATACACCTGTCAGAAGGTGCCCTGTGAGGCAAGAAGTGGTGAAAGATGTTGACCCTTGTGCCAAGGCGGCCGGAAGGATGAGCTGATCGGCCAGGTGGCGGTCAAGGGCAGTCCCGCTTTTGAAATAGTCCAGAAACTCGCGGACAGCTTCTTCGGCTACTTTTTCAGCAGGCTTGCCCCTTTCCCCGAGAGATGTAAAGCCTGCCAGGGCGTTTTCGAATTCGGCTATCAAAATTAAACATGAGCCCGTGCCAGGGGAGGGAGCTTTCACTACTTCAACGCTGGCTTCAAAGCCGTGACGGCGCAGAAGCTCTAAAGCTCGTTCCTTCTGCCTCTGGCCCACGTGGTCTGGAAGGTTGGAATAGGCAGAAAGCCCCCTTATGAGCTTGAGTTTACCCCGCTCGTTCAGGGTTATACCCTTTATTTGTTTCCCGCCATAAATCGTGACCTCTATTTCTCCTCCCCCCACTGGATACCATCCCCACCTTTTTATTTCGGCCCTGGCTTGGATATCCATGCGGGCTAATGTTGGAAAAAGCACTTCTTTGACATAGTGGAAAGGCGGGCTCCAGGAGACATGGGTCCCACCTTTAAGGGTGAGGTAAGAAGTTCCTCTGGCCATGGCCAGGGGCATCAGCAGGGTCTGCAGGACCAGCGTTGTAGCCCCGGCGCTTCCACCTTTTCTTGCTTCTGTTACATCAAAGAAGTATGAGCCAGGCTCAGGAGGGCGGCGAGGTCGAAAAACGAGCTCCTGCGATCCCAGCTCTGCTCCCTTAAGTTCGGCCTGGCATATCCGGGCAATGGCCATAACCCCGGTAAGGTGCTGAGCCTGAAGGCCGGGGTTAGGTCGGCCGGCTCTTATGTTCTCTACTTTTACAGGTTCCCCCAAAATGGCCGAGAGAGCCAGGGCCATCCTCAGAACCTGCCCTCCCCCTTCTCCGTAAGAGCCATCTATCACTACCATTTTCCCCTCCGCGCCTGAGCTTCCTTTCCTACTATGAAAGAGGCCACGAACATCAGAGCTCCGATGGTGAGGCCAAGACCGAGTTTGAAAGAGGTAGGGTCAAACCTGAAAACCACTTCGTGTTCTCCTCCCTCAAGTTTAACCGCCATCAGGGTGTGATAAGCCCGCAGCAAAGGAACTGGCCTGGCATTCACCCACACCCGCCAGCCGGGGTAAAAAGTCTCGCTCAGGACCAGGTATCCGCCCTTCTCCAAGACACACTTTATCTTAACAATCCCCGCACCATAATGCAAATCCGTAACAGTGTCTTTTTCTCCCGGAGTCAAAGAGGCTGTAGCTGCAGCATCACTGAGGAGGACTATACGGGGGTCAAAATCTGGAGCGGATAGTGTTTTTAATTCTTCCCCTTTAGGGACGCTTATGGCCTGATAAGCGAGCCTTACCCGCGGAAGGAAATAGGGGTTTTCCCAGAGCCTGACTTCGGGGCTTTCAGGAGAAGTCGGTTCCACGATATAGCGGACGTTAAGAAGGCCTAGGAGCTTGAGAGCCTGCTCCTGAGGTAACCTGTCCACCAGCTCCAGGAATTCTCCGTATTTCCCTACAGTGAGGGGGTCAAAGATGCCAGCATGGTATATGGCCCCTGCTATCATGTTGGTCTGGGGGATGAGGGTTTCCCGCAGTTTCATCCAGTAATCGGGGCTGGATGGGCCAAACCGATCGAAGCGGAAAAAGACTTTATATTTCAGGTGGTAATCATCCGGGCCGAAGGTATAGAGGCGAAAAAGTTCGCTCTGAAGCCGGGGGCTCAGGAATTCAGAAGTGCTGGTGGGAAGGTGGAACAGGGCGGGGTCAGTGAAAGGGTGAAAGCCCCACCCGTAAGCCAGAAGTTCTGCTTCCAGAAGGAGTAAAGAGAGGAATGGTTTACGAGGGAACAAATGCAGGGCAAACCCTGCTCCAGCCGAGGCGAGGGCGAAGATGAGCAAACTCCGGGCAAAGGATGGTTTAATTTCCGGGAGGAATTTTGCCACTATAGCGGCCACGAAAAGTCCCACTATTCCGGCCCCCACCCTCTTTAAAGTAGCCGGAGGAAAAGGTTTAGCCATCACAGCTTGGGCTCCGAAGCCTGAGAGGAGGGATGCGGCGAAGGAGTATAAAATGAGGAAGCGAGAGGGAGCCCGGAACAGGTCCAAGCCAGGAAGGTGACGGTAAAGGAAAGGGTAAAAGGGGGTGTTTTTGCCCAAGGCCAGAAGAAAAGCAAGGGCTATAATGATGAGTAAGAAGAGCTTCAGGCGTTTTTGTGAGGACTGCGACAGGGCCAGAGCCATCAGGACAAAGACTAAAACTCCGGTATAGGCGCAATCTTCCCAGTAGTTAGCATAGCCCCAGTATCCATCCTTGGCTGGATTGCCAAAGAAATCAGGCAACAAAAAGGAGATTATCTTCCAGGGCCAGAGAGAATAGGTTAGGGCGATTTCTTCGGGTATCCCGCCCTTACGCCCTGAATTAACGGCGAACTCCGCCGTGGGGATGAATTGAATCGCTGCCAGGAGGATTCCGAGCACAAGGGAGGCCAGGAAGCAGGCTGCTGGCCTGCTCCCCTTTTTCCCCACTGTTGATTCCCACAAAACCAGGAGAAGAGCGAGGAAGAGGGTGTAGGTCCAGAGCTGGGCGTGGCCTGCCAGGAATTGGGCTGCCACTATCACTCCAAGAGCAACCGTTGTCTTTGAACAGGGTTTCTGGCACAGTTTCCGGGTCAGGAGAATGGCCATGGGCAACCAGGCCAGGGTATTCACCATGGTGGGGAAGTGGAGCCTTGAAACGATGTAGCCGTTCCCCATGTAAGCGAGCCCT containing:
- the rtcA gene encoding RNA 3'-terminal phosphate cyclase codes for the protein MVVIDGSYGEGGGQVLRMALALSAILGEPVKVENIRAGRPNPGLQAQHLTGVMAIARICQAELKGAELGSQELVFRPRRPPEPGSYFFDVTEARKGGSAGATTLVLQTLLMPLAMARGTSYLTLKGGTHVSWSPPFHYVKEVLFPTLARMDIQARAEIKRWGWYPVGGGEIEVTIYGGKQIKGITLNERGKLKLIRGLSAYSNLPDHVGQRQKERALELLRRHGFEASVEVVKAPSPGTGSCLILIAEFENALAGFTSLGERGKPAEKVAEEAVREFLDYFKSGTALDRHLADQLILPAALAQGSTSFTTSCLTGHLLTGVWVVEQFMGKKFLVEGKEGGPGKVSTV
- a CDS encoding YfhO family protein, coding for MIKWKSIALLVSFPLLLLWPFFLQGKVLFWGTPIVQFYPWRNLAVSLLSQNALPFWNPFAGSGSPLLANHQTAVLYPLFNLYFLLPVERALTLDVSLHLALAGIFMYFCALGFGLRDKAAILAGLAYMGNGYIVSRLHFPTMVNTLAWLPMAILLTRKLCQKPCSKTTVALGVIVAAQFLAGHAQLWTYTLFLALLLVLWESTVGKKGSRPAACFLASLVLGILLAAIQFIPTAEFAVNSGRKGGIPEEIALTYSLWPWKIISFLLPDFFGNPAKDGYWGYANYWEDCAYTGVLVFVLMALALSQSSQKRLKLFLLIIIALAFLLALGKNTPFYPFLYRHLPGLDLFRAPSRFLILYSFAASLLSGFGAQAVMAKPFPPATLKRVGAGIVGLFVAAIVAKFLPEIKPSFARSLLIFALASAGAGFALHLFPRKPFLSLLLLEAELLAYGWGFHPFTDPALFHLPTSTSEFLSPRLQSELFRLYTFGPDDYHLKYKVFFRFDRFGPSSPDYWMKLRETLIPQTNMIAGAIYHAGIFDPLTVGKYGEFLELVDRLPQEQALKLLGLLNVRYIVEPTSPESPEVRLWENPYFLPRVRLAYQAISVPKGEELKTLSAPDFDPRIVLLSDAAATASLTPGEKDTVTDLHYGAGIVKIKCVLEKGGYLVLSETFYPGWRVWVNARPVPLLRAYHTLMAVKLEGGEHEVVFRFDPTSFKLGLGLTIGALMFVASFIVGKEAQARRGKW